In Shewanella sp. VB17, a single genomic region encodes these proteins:
- a CDS encoding DUF692 domain-containing protein has product MSEHAKVGLGLRREMLDEFCQSVPEEIHFFEVAPENWMTLGGKYGRQFKQLTQRHDFFCHGLSLSIGGPSPLDVPFVKNIKSFMDEHNISVYSEHLSYCSGSGHMYDLMPIPFTEEAVHYVAKRVKQVEDILERSLILENVSFYAAPGAQMSEVEFVTAVLNEANCKLLLDVNNIYVNSINHQYDASQFLRAMPTERIEYLHIAGHYEEDTDLIVDTHGADIVSPVWALLAECYEIHGVFPTLLERDFNIPETHILLNEINKIAQYQQTHLGAISRRA; this is encoded by the coding sequence ATGAGTGAGCATGCCAAAGTAGGGCTGGGTCTTAGGCGTGAAATGCTGGATGAGTTTTGTCAGTCTGTTCCCGAAGAGATTCATTTTTTTGAGGTGGCGCCAGAAAACTGGATGACGTTAGGGGGCAAATATGGACGTCAGTTTAAGCAGCTAACGCAGAGGCATGATTTTTTTTGTCACGGTTTATCACTTTCCATTGGTGGGCCATCTCCACTTGATGTGCCATTTGTAAAAAATATAAAATCCTTTATGGATGAGCATAATATTTCCGTTTATTCCGAACATTTAAGTTACTGTTCTGGCTCTGGGCACATGTATGATTTGATGCCGATCCCATTTACCGAAGAGGCAGTTCATTATGTAGCAAAACGGGTTAAGCAGGTTGAGGATATTTTAGAACGCTCGTTAATTCTTGAAAATGTGTCTTTTTATGCCGCACCTGGTGCACAGATGTCAGAGGTCGAATTTGTTACAGCTGTACTCAATGAAGCAAATTGTAAGCTTTTACTTGATGTGAATAATATCTATGTGAATTCGATTAATCATCAATATGATGCGAGTCAGTTTTTACGCGCGATGCCAACAGAGCGAATTGAGTATTTACACATAGCGGGTCATTATGAAGAGGATACCGATCTAATCGTTGATACTCATGGTGCTGATATCGTGTCACCGGTATGGGCGTTATTGGCAGAATGCTATGAGATCCATGGTGTGTTCCCCACTTTATTAGAACGGGATTTTAATATTCCAGAGACGCATATTTTACTTAACGAAATTAATAAAATTGCTCAATACCAACAAACGCATCTTGGGGCTATCTCAAGGAGGGCATAA
- a CDS encoding DUF2063 domain-containing protein — MSFVQIQQSFVDYIKQVSFELPNGTDARRMKVYRELFFNNVEGFVSGAFPVLKTLYSSDNWLVLVQTFFAKHDCQTPIFIEIAQEFLTFLQTEYEFNAHDPVFMLELAHYEYMELVVAVAQKNPQHRPINGPIISQCICLSDTSRVLQYTFDVQHISHEYRPDIPGELPQFFCLYRDDEDEVIFLQLTPLSAQVLGFLSQYEAINYDDLNVWLVNSYPDMEKSVLEQGALQLLDDLADKGVVKQFIPN, encoded by the coding sequence ATGAGTTTTGTACAGATCCAGCAATCGTTTGTTGATTACATCAAACAAGTCTCCTTCGAATTACCCAATGGGACAGATGCACGAAGAATGAAGGTGTATCGAGAATTATTTTTTAATAATGTAGAAGGCTTTGTTTCCGGTGCTTTTCCTGTATTGAAAACGTTATATAGCAGTGATAATTGGTTAGTGTTAGTGCAAACCTTTTTTGCAAAACATGATTGTCAAACACCAATATTTATTGAAATAGCTCAAGAGTTTTTAACTTTTTTGCAAACAGAATATGAATTTAATGCTCATGATCCAGTATTCATGTTGGAGCTTGCACATTATGAATATATGGAATTAGTGGTTGCAGTAGCACAAAAAAATCCCCAACATAGACCAATAAATGGCCCTATTATCAGTCAATGTATCTGCTTATCAGATACATCAAGAGTGTTACAATATACATTCGATGTACAGCATATTAGTCATGAATATCGCCCTGATATACCAGGCGAGTTACCGCAGTTTTTTTGTCTCTATCGAGATGATGAAGATGAAGTCATCTTTTTACAACTAACACCATTATCAGCTCAGGTATTGGGATTTTTATCTCAATATGAAGCAATTAATTATGATGATTTAAATGTTTGGTTAGTCAATAGCTATCCCGATATGGAAAAAAGTGTCCTAGAGCAAGGGGCTTTACAGTTATTAGATGATTTGGCTGATAAAGGCGTTGTTAAG